One Salvelinus alpinus chromosome 9, SLU_Salpinus.1, whole genome shotgun sequence genomic window, TCCCTGCGAGAGCCTCACCAGCAGGCCCTCAGTCAGCTCCATACACTGGGCATGGACCCAGTGGCCTCCCTCCCCTTTGGAGCAGTAGATCATGGCTGGCCGCAGCAGCTCTGTGGAGTAGTAGGGCTCCCAAGTGTTGGGGTCCACCTGGCAGCCCAGGCAACATTTGACCCAATAGCCTGTCTGGGACtcgtcctcctcatcctcttcattGTAcgtatccccctctccctcgctGCTGTCCTCCAGCTCATGGGGCTCGCGGCCGAAGTACAGCTCCTCAGAGTCCTCCAGAGGGGCGGAGTCCTCGAAGTCTGTGGACTCCTGGCTGCAGCCCTGATTCCCGtcttcaccctctcctccctcctccttttggAAGCACACCTGGTAGAAGTAATGTGCTTCGGGCGGGGCTGGCCTGCCCTCAgaggggaccccgatcagagcgCTCCCTCCACCCAAGCTGCCTCCGAACCAGGTGTGGCTGTGGCTGATTTCCCCTGTCCACTGAGGGGCCTCTCTTGGCTCGATGCTGATCCCAGAGTCATCCAGCACCACACTGCTGCACTCCATCCTCTTTTGGGTCTCTGACTGATACCCACCCAGGACAATGTACTCATGGGAGGGCCCCACACGGGTGGCAATAGCACTGGTGATGGACAGGCCGGTGTCCCGGTGCTCACAGGAGAGCAGAGGGCTGCCCTGCAGGAGGTCCACACGCAGGCAGAACACACGAGGAGGACGGGAGTCAGACGACAGAGTGTGGCCACCAAGGAAGTAGACACAGTCGTCTCTGGCCAAAGCTAGGTGGAAGGACTGGCCGTCAGTGAGCTCAGGTAAGGTGTGGGCGGAGCAGCAGCCAAACTCTAAGTCGATGATGAACACCTGAGGAGGGCAGTCCACAACGCTGTTCCAGTTCTCTGTGCTCCGCTCCCCGGCCGGCATGTAGGATCTGCCCCCAAACACAACGCAGGCCCTCTTGCCCAGACTCTGCACCATACTGAGGGTGTGGCCGTATCGGGGCCCTGGCTGCTCTCCCACCAACTCTCTCTCCTGACATCGCAGGGTCACTTTGCGGTTGCAGCCACGGCTGTCCAGGGTCAGCAGGTAGAGGCTGGAGGAGATCTCGTTGTTTGGGGTTCGACCTCCATGGATGAGGTAGCCCTCTGGGTGTCCATCATGGGGCTCAAGGCGGGTCACGGCGGGACAACGCAGAGGGGGAAGGTAGCAGGAGTCATTGGAGAAGGAGATGGGTCGCAGTTTGAGCTCCCCATGCTTTAGGCGTACCCCGAAAACCCCAGTAGGACAGGAGCGCTTGGGCCAGCCTTTCTGGCCGAACAGAAATATGTCACCGTCCAGCTGTAACAGGGAGCAGCCAGGCTGCAGGAGGCTGCCACAGTTCACTGCAGTCAGTGGTTGCAGAGACATGCTACCGCAGGTGGCTGTgggaaaacaacaacacaaaattGTCTCAGTCAGCTGCTGCTTGTTTTGAACTGAAAGCTTTTAAACATGGATTGTCTGGCTCTTTCTAATTATATGGTATGATTATCAGTGACAGAACCATGTGTCTTAAAAGGAAAATATCATTTTACTATGTTTGAACAAGtaggataaaaaaaataattttCAGTCCAATGTATTCATTGTTGTTTATTTAGGAACTATTTATTCTAAATTCGTTTATGACCTGCAGAAATTCCTACCAGTGTGTAGTTTTGAATCGCTTTCTTTTCGTGCCATTAGCCAAAAGACTCATTTCCCAACATTCCTTGCTCAACGCAAATCCGAGCGAAGGTAAAGTAAATCGACGCTCTGTTGTCAACCTTTTACTCATGTTATAACTAGCAACTTTTCCTAAACACGAGTTAGCTAGCGATTTTGGTGAACAATGAACATAATACTATGATACAAGTGTCAGCTTCGATTGTAATAGCATATGTGGTAGCCTGCTGTGGTCATGTTTGGCTGGCTAAGCTTAGTTGgaagttagctagccagctaacgttagctagcctaaATTAGCCTCGGCAATAATCATCTATGATGTGATGTGCAGAGATATAGCTAAAGATGGTTTAGATTAGAAACTGTGATTTTTGATATAACAGTACGATAAACAACGCAAACCATCTAGCTAGCATTCTGCTACATTTAATCACGTTAGTTAGTAAGGTCCCATTGTGATGTCCTGCTCAATTAGACAGTAATAACGGCTATGCTAAGTTACTTAGCTAACGTTTGCTGTCTTTATGCCAAAGAGATAATTTAGGACATaaaatagctagctaacttttctacaatccatactatatataaaatatatatctaACTATCTATATGATTATAACTCCAATGTGACAATGAatgtatctagctagctagctatagatcATGTCTAGACATTCTTGTCACATTGGAGTTCTAATCATAGCTAACGTTACTACGATCATTGTCAAATCTCCCATTGAAAGCAGAATTTCAGCATTGCTTACCTCCTGCTGaagtagctaacgttactgttTGAACGTCTCGAAGAACAGTGTTGTGGAATGTTGTAATAAGTTAGGCTAGTCTTTGTGTAGCTTTAGTACTAAGCTGTTTAGACAGACACTGGTTGACATAGTTTGAAGCTCGATTGACTCAGATGAGTTACAGATCTTGAGGTTAACTGTCTGTGACCGCTGCTGACAGGCAGGTGTGCTCTCTCTAAACTGCAATAAGACTGAGCTGGTAATACAATCACTGTTAATGTAATCATAGGTTGTGTACAGTAGAGTTTGTTCTTTAGTTTTGTCATTGCTCTTGTGATTGAACCTTGAAGAACCAAAGGTAGCTTACAGTTGTGACTGCTACAGTTTGAAGGCAGTCTGTTTGCAATTAATGGAAATGCCAGCCCTTTATATAGTTGCACATGAAGTGCACCAATCCTTCCAGCCCCTCTCTTCAGCTCATCCTCTCTGTTCCATCACATTCCTCCTGTGGACTCCTCACAGTGACAGTGTAAAAGCTGGCTTTGTTACGCTGAGTACAGCCACGTTATTGTTGTCAGATTGCTTTTACATCTAAGGGAAGATGGCCATtagctccctgtctctccccgtgTGTTTGTGTCATTACAGCTGTGGAACATTCAGAGGGCCTCATTGTATGTATCCCATTTTTTTGCTGGAGAGCCATCATTATCCCCTCTGTGAACAGTTAGGCATTTTCCACACTACAGTTAAGTGGCATGTGTGTAGTGCCATGTGCAGTCAGTGGGACTGTGATTCATGTCCTCACACGGTACACTGAACCTGATGCATGACTTACATTATACTGTGTTAAagaagagaaagggaagagaagaGCACAGCTTTATTTCCTTTTAATTTCTAGTTCTACTCAAGCTTGAATTCCTTTTCTATTATGCCTAACCACTTCTTGTGTAGtctactggaggagagagaggaacacacacacacacacacacacacacacacacacacacacacacagtgagctgGAAGCAGCTGTCTGACAACCATTAGCATAATGTTTTTGTGTTTTTGGAGGGGCTGTGAGAAGGCTCAGGGAGCGTACAAAACAAACGCTGCAACCACGATTGCCTGGAAGAACGTTAGAACTCAAAAACAAACAAGTAGCGGAGCACCTGTGTCTCTTTGAGCTGTTGCTTAGAGGGGGGTACCTCCAGCACCAGAAACAGGAAATAAAGCATTCCTCCCCATTCCTAACAGCTGAATAGGTACTGTGGGCATGTTTTTTCTATGCGTTAAGATAATACACCTCCAAATCAGCACTGAATAACAAACCAGCTCAGTCAGTCAGTTCCTTAAGGCACCTACACAGTGGTCTGCTTTATGTTGCAGCTGGGTCGGTGCagttgtgtgtgtggcaggctcaGCAGTGAGCCATGGATATGTATCCCAGGCCATGCAGGGATTTGCAGAGTATAATTGATAGAACAGAGTCATTAGAAAGTGCTGTAGCACCTGTTTCTGTCCCCGCTATAATGTTTCAATACCTGACAAGTCCTTCCCTGCAAGATTTCGGTTTTGATTAAGGGGCGCAGTGACAGTTGTGATGTTCTGACGATCATACTTGCTGCAGTGTTTATCACTGTTTAATGCGATGCTTAATTGTTCCCCCTGTAGTtgttccccccatctctctctctttgcaaaCCTGCAGTCCTACATTATGACAATACTAACAAGCCTTCTGGAGGActttgtaggggggggggggcttggttcTGTGCTTTTAATGATGTAACTATTGGGCCAATAAAggtatttttaaaataaaataaaatttctcgctctctttttctctctgtcggTCTCCCTTGGTTTATTTCTGTTCCCTCCATCTATTTCAGTGTTATCCCATTTTCCTAAACCAAATTAGTGGATTGTTTCAGGAGCAGGTAGGTTTACTTCAGATGTGTACATTGGAGCATGAACAGTGCTTAGGACCTCAGGCTATGCCAGCTATTGAATTAACCATGATTCTGATTAAAGGTTCTCTCTGCTGTAATCGATACTACACATCAGCAAGTTACACACTGAAACTGAAAGTCTGGGATAGGATCCCATATTTGGTTTCCAATTAATCTTACTGGTGATTATTTGGAAGAGTTGAGTGAGCACAAGATCCTATAGCATCTGTAGGACTCTTAGAGGCACTCAGCTGTCCAAACACATTCGTATATGTAACAACTGGAGCCATAAATCAACAGGAGTAGTGGCCCCGACCCCACAGAGCTCTTAGTGTCTGATGAGGTCATAATGACAGTCAAACTGCTTGAGCAAAAATGCAGTGGTCATATACAGTATGAGTATCTGGCAGTGAGTATCTCTTTGTGACTGTGGTTTGGTTGCAGATGGAGCTAGGTGCTGTAGTGACTATGGGCAGCTGTGGAAATGGAGACTGTCCACCAGGCATAACTCTCAAGGTTGATATTGTGGACTAAAGTAatgttgttgtaatatcccaaTTCCATACTGTATTTTAAATATGGGAATATTTATGTTAGTGCATATTTTTAGAAAAACTGCTTGCAATTTGTTtagtattattttatttttttgtcactgaCATAAGTCAGGGTCACACACATTGACTCATGATGATCACATATTATAAACTGCTATATACTTTGTCTCTACTACCGATCAAAATACAGATTTCTAAATTGTTTACTACAGTAATATACACAACATAAAGTAATAATCACTTTTTCTTGCTTTCTGATTTGAGAATTGTTGATTGAAGAGTAACTCTCCATTGTTCTCTGTGTATAGCTGGATAACTACCTGGATGTTGGGGACTTCAGTGAGGAGGAAGGAGATGTAACTGCTGACCCAGGTACAGCATCTTGTTCTCTCACTCACAACTCTCCGGTTTCCAGAACTGATTTTAGATTAGTGCATTGTACAAGGTGGAAAATAACTTTCTTGGCACTGTATAATGGCATTCTTGTTTCTTCTAAAGTCATTTAAGAGTGTGCATGATCATCATTAACATTAATTTATCCTAATCTTTACTGATTACGGTAGAATTAGAAAGTTAGCGCCTTGCCATGCAGTATTGATATGAGCCTTTGAGTCCACAATGCTATTTCACGGAGAATGGGTCCATTAATCGAAGCTTCTTTGACAGTAAATTACAGCGCTCCAGAGTTCTTACATTATTTCCTCAAAGAAAGGAAAATCTCCAGTGAAAAGTAGAATATATTCTTAATAATCCATGTAAAGAAGGAAACATGAAGAAGTTTGCCAGTAAGCCTTAGAAGACATTTAAGAGTTCACCTTGTAATAGGATTTAGTTAATGTCATGTGCATATTATTTCTGTAATAAGGCTAGTCAAGGCCATTCATTTTAAATACATTACCATCTATTACGCATTTTCAATACATGCCCCGGCCCTGTAATTAGTGTTAAGGGCAATGGCTCTCTGCTCTGTGGTGTATTGCTCTCTCTGTCCTCATTTAGCAACGAGGGATACATAGACCGCGTGCAAACTACATCTCCATACAACTGCTTTAGATACAGAGGTACAGGGCCCTAACGCCAACCCTGATGCTGAGCCCAACAGTAACAACCAGACACCTCCAcaacatgttgtgtgtgtgtgtgtgtgtgtgtgtgtgtgtgtgtgtgtgtgtgtgtgtgtgtgtgtgtgtgtgtgtgtgtgtgtgtgtgtgtgtgtgtgtgagctgcccagtgacacgagcctaccagacgagctaaatcacttctatgctcgcttcgaggcaagcaacactgaggcatccatgagagcatcagctgttccggacgactgtgatcacgctctccgtagccgacgtgagtaagacctttaaacaggtcaacatacacaaggctgcggggccagatggattacctggacatgtgctccgggcatgtgctgaccaactggcaggtgtcttcactgacattttcaacatgtccctaattgagtctgtaataccaaaatgtttcaagcagactaccatagtccctgtgcccaagaaacacaaaggcaacctgcctaaatgact contains:
- the rag2 gene encoding V(D)J recombination-activating protein 2; protein product: MSLQPLTAVNCGSLLQPGCSLLQLDGDIFLFGQKGWPKRSCPTGVFGVRLKHGELKLRPISFSNDSCYLPPLRCPAVTRLEPHDGHPEGYLIHGGRTPNNEISSSLYLLTLDSRGCNRKVTLRCQERELVGEQPGPRYGHTLSMVQSLGKRACVVFGGRSYMPAGERSTENWNSVVDCPPQVFIIDLEFGCCSAHTLPELTDGQSFHLALARDDCVYFLGGHTLSSDSRPPRVFCLRVDLLQGSPLLSCEHRDTGLSITSAIATRVGPSHEYIVLGGYQSETQKRMECSSVVLDDSGISIEPREAPQWTGEISHSHTWFGGSLGGGSALIGVPSEGRPAPPEAHYFYQVCFQKEEGGEGEDGNQGCSQESTDFEDSAPLEDSEELYFGREPHELEDSSEGEGDTYNEEDEEDESQTGYWVKCCLGCQVDPNTWEPYYSTELLRPAMIYCSKGEGGHWVHAQCMELTEGLLVRLSQGNGKYFCLDHGGLPRQEMTPPRQVLPLKRSPMKPQHRKGPMMPKMTPAKKRFFRRLFE